Proteins found in one Thermodesulfobium sp. 4217-1 genomic segment:
- a CDS encoding putative peptidoglycan glycosyltransferase FtsW — protein sequence MKDKKFLLLFTFLLSVTGTLFTASSAAQLGIQLYSDPLSFFKHALIYFFIGWSIFFIIIKLPSSHVKKYIDPLFYLSLFLLIVTLIPGISHKINGARRWINLIFISFQTSELIKLTLGLKISKAAAFFLALKSNISGFIIQISIYLIPISILIAMQPDYGSMALIVTTVFLFLLYMGINFRFWLSITTVVFVILIIGALLAPYRLQRITSNLNPWAHMQTTGYQIVQALYGIGDGGFVGQGLGSGKQKLGYLPEAHTDFVYSVFSEELGMVGGATFLFIFLDIVFLLYKMAKKVTDPFDKSFILWTATILGLQGFLNVFMVLNIIPVIGVPLPFLSYGGTSEIINLTMIALCYRFYSDLPRGLQ from the coding sequence ATGAAAGATAAAAAATTTTTACTGCTTTTTACTTTTTTATTAAGCGTAACTGGAACTCTTTTTACTGCAAGTTCAGCTGCCCAGCTGGGGATACAGCTTTATTCCGATCCTTTAAGTTTTTTTAAGCATGCTCTTATATACTTTTTCATCGGATGGTCTATATTTTTTATTATAATTAAGCTTCCATCAAGCCATGTTAAGAAATACATAGATCCATTGTTCTATTTAAGTTTATTTCTTCTAATCGTCACTCTAATACCAGGCATATCTCATAAAATAAATGGAGCTAGAAGGTGGATTAACCTTATCTTTATATCTTTTCAGACTTCAGAGTTAATAAAATTAACTTTAGGTCTAAAAATTTCAAAGGCTGCAGCCTTTTTTCTAGCTTTAAAAAGCAACATATCAGGCTTTATTATACAGATATCTATATATCTAATTCCAATAAGTATTTTAATTGCAATGCAGCCAGATTATGGTTCGATGGCTTTAATAGTTACTACTGTCTTTTTATTTTTGTTATATATGGGGATTAATTTTCGATTTTGGCTAAGTATAACTACTGTTGTTTTTGTGATTCTTATAATTGGCGCTCTCCTTGCCCCTTACAGATTGCAGAGGATAACCTCTAATCTTAACCCATGGGCACATATGCAAACAACTGGTTATCAGATTGTCCAGGCCCTTTATGGAATTGGCGATGGCGGTTTTGTAGGGCAGGGTCTGGGAAGTGGTAAGCAAAAATTGGGTTATCTGCCAGAAGCACATACTGACTTTGTTTATTCTGTTTTTTCAGAAGAGCTTGGCATGGTTGGCGGAGCAACATTTTTATTTATTTTTTTGGACATTGTTTTTTTGCTTTATAAAATGGCTAAAAAGGTTACCGACCCATTTGACAAATCTTTCATTCTTTGGACCGCAACAATATTGGGACTACAAGGCTTTTTAAACGTTTTTATGGTTTTGAACATTATACCTGTAATTGGGGTTCCTCTTCCATTTCTTAGCTATGGAGGAACGTCTGAGATAATAAATCTAACAATGATAGCTCTTTGTTATAGGTTTTATTCTGATTTGCCAAGGGGCCTGCAATGA